A segment of the Synechococcus sp. MEDNS5 genome:
TGGCACGCACCGCCAGCCACCTGGCCCATGAACATGGCCTGGAGCTCACCATCCTCGAGCGCTCCGACTGCGAGGAGCGCGGCATGGGGTCCTTCCTCTCGGTATGCCAGGGGTCGGACATGGACCCCAAATTCATCCACCTCACCTACCGCCCCAACGATGAGGTGAAGAGGCGTTTGGTGCTGGTGGGCAAAGGGCTCACCTTCGATTCAGGCGGATACAACCTCAAAGTGGGTGCCGCTCAGATCGACATGATGAAGTTCGACATGGGCGGCAGCGCGGCCGTGTTCGGCGCCATGCGGGCGATCGCAGAACTGCGTCCTGCTGGCGTGGAGGTGCACATGCTGGTGGCGTCCTGCGAAAACATGATCAATGGCTCCGCCGTACACCCCGGCGACATCGTCACCGCCTCCAACGGCACCACGATCGAGATCAACAACACCGATGCCGAAGGGCGGCTGACCCTCGCCGACGCCCTCGTCTATGCCTGCAAGCTCAAACCCGACGCCATCGTTGATCTCGCCACGCTCACGGGTGCCTGTGTGATCGCGCTTGGTGAGGAGATCGCTGGCCTCTGGAGCGGCGATGACAGCCTCTCCTCCCAACTGGAGCAGGCCGCCCAGGCCGCCGGCGAGGGACTGTGGCGCATGCCCTTGCACAGTGCGTACCGCAAAGGCCTCAAATCCCTGCTGGCGGACATGAAAAACACTGGCCCCCGGCCGGGTGGTTCGATCACGGCCGCCCTGTTCCTCAAGGAGTTTGTGGATGCCGGCATTCCCTGGGCCCACATTGATATCGCCGGCACGGTCTGGAGCGACAAGGGCCGGGGGCTGGACCCATCGGGGGCAACCGGCTACGGGGTTCGCACCCTGGTGAACTGGATCCGCAACCAGGCCGGCACCACCACCACCTAAGTTCGGGGGCCGTCACCGCACGCCATGGCTTCCAAACCCCTGCGTTGGTACATCCGAGCCCAGCTGGGGGTGCTGCTGCTTCCCGCTGGGCTTTGCCTCTTCGGGGAAGCGGTGAGTCGGCGCATCGTGCAGATGCTCGGACAGGATCGGGGCCCCTGGTTCTGGTACGGCACCCTCAGCCTGATTGCCATCAATGCTGGCGTGGGTCTGATGATCGAATCCGGCCTGCTACGCGGCTACCCCGGCCGGCGGTCCGATCAGGCGTCGCCCTAGGAGGCCACAGCTACAGGCTTGACGACGGATAGTGGGTGCTCGAGAGCATGAATCTGCCAGCGGGCCCGCTCAGAGCAATTGGCCAGCACCCGATCGAGATCATCGGAAGCCTGCTTGGGTGAGGGGTACGGGCCAACGTGACGGGTGACAAGACCGTCCTTGATGGTCAGCAGATACATACAGACCTCCTAAGCGCCTCGGCGTCATGGTAACCAGATCAATCGAGGAAGAGGATGGGGTAAAACCCGCACCTTCACTGAGAAGTCAGTGAGTCAGAACGAATCGACGACTACAGAATTTCCTCAGAATTCGTTAGTCCAGATTGCCCAGCGTTGTCAACGCTTCGCCGGTGTGCTCCAAGCAGCGCCGCTGCGGGCCTTGCTGCCCCACACCTGATCGAGCTGGCGGTCACGGCCACAGCTGAAGCGGTAGAAGCGATAGCGGAGGGAGTTGTTTTTGGCGTAGTTCTGGTGATAGCCCTCTGCAGGCCAGAACTTCTTGAGGGGCTTGATCTCCACCTTGAGCTTGGCTTCAGGCACCCCCAGCTCTCGAGCGGCCGCAGCGCGGCTGGCGCGGGCCGCCTGGGCCTGTGCCTCGCTGTTGGTGAAAATCACCGGCCGATAGGAATCGCCCCGATCGCAGAACTGCCCGCCACCATCGAAGGGGTCCACATTGCGCCAGTACGACTGCAGCAGGCGGGGGTAGCTGATCTTGGCCGGATCAAACCGCACCTCCACCACCTCCTGGTGGCCCGTGGTCTCGCTGGTCACCTGCCGGTAGGTGGGCTTGGCCACGGTCCCGCCGCTGTAGCCACTCTCTACCGAAAGCACCCCGGGCAGTTTCTCCAGGTCACTCTCCAGACACCAGAAACATCCCCCGGCAAGCACGGCGTTCTCCACGGCCGCGAACACGGAGCCGGGAGCCCCGAGAAGCATGGCTCCCACCATGAACAGAGGCAGAACGAGGCGCATCACGAGGCGGTTGGGGTGCAGGAAAGCTGATCGAGAATGGCGCAGGCGGCGCGATCGGTCACGCCTGGTTCGCCAAGCCTTTCCGTGAGCCGTTTGTAGCCACTCAGCATGGCTTGCCGTGCCCCAGGGTCATCCAGCAGCGGCGCCGCCAACTGCACGAGATGGTCGGCATTGAATGAATCCTGCAGCAGCTCCGGCACCAGGCGCTCATCCAGCAGCAGATTCACCGGAGAGATGTGCTTCACCTGAAAGCGCAGCAGGTGCCGTGCCACCCAGGCCGTGACCCGGCTCACCCGATACCCCACCACCTGAGGCACTCCATGGAGCGCCAACTCCACATTCACCGTGCCGGATTTGCCCAGGGCCAGATCCGCCGCCGCGAACAACCAGGGCTTCAAGGTGTCGGCCTCTGCGGCCGGCACCACGGAAGCCCGCACACCAGCAGCGGCCAGGGCCTGCTTGAGGGGCTGTTCAAAGGTGGCCAATCCGGCCGGAACTATCACATCCAGGGAGGGATCCCGGGCCTGAAGACGGGCTGCCGCCTGCACCAACACCGGCATCAGATACTTCAACTCCTGGGGCCTGGATGCCGGAAATAACAAGAGCAGCCGGCCTTCCTCCGGCAGCGACAGCCGCACACGGGCTGCAGCACGCTCAGGGCGGTTGGCCGCACTGTCGAGCAGGGGGTGGCCAACCCAGGTCACGTCCGCCCCCCGACTGGCATAAAACGAAGCCTCCTCCGGGAAGATGGCCAGAATCCGATCGGTGAACTTCAGCAGCTGGGTGGTGCCTCCATCACCGATACGCCAGGCCCATTCCTGAGGTGCGATGTAATAAGTGATCGGAATCGATGGCAACCGACGCCGCAGGCTGTTGCCCAGGCGCACATTCGCCCCCATGTAATCAATCAATACCACCCCATCCGGTGGGCGCTGCTGCAGCTCTTGATCCACACGGGCCTGCAGCTTCAAGGTGGGCATCACCAGGGGCAGGGCCTCCCACAGGCCAATCGCCCCCATCGGCGCCGTATCCGCCAGCAGTTCCGCTCCAGCCGCCTGCATCCGGCTGCCGCCAAGGGCCAGCACTTCCAGATCCAAACCCCTGAGGGCAGCCTGCCGATGCAGGGCCTCGATCAACAGACTTCCCTGCAGATCACCGGACACCTCACCGGTGCTAATCAGCAATCGCACCATCAGCGAGAGCCGAGGGCCGGCATTGGTCCACGGCGCCCGGGTGCGATGGAGCCTTCCAGGAAGGAACAGAGATGATCCGCTAAAGGCAGCAGGGACTGCTCCCGCGCCAGCTTGAGGCCATCGGCGATCACATGATCGGAGCGGTACAGCAACGACCAGATCTCCTGCAGTTGCTTGAGGTCCTGGCCATCGTCCTTGCGATCAAGGCCCCGCCGGCGCAATCCCACCCGGTTCAGACCACGCACCCGACCGGGGTGTCCCTCCACCAAGCAGTAAGGCGGCACATCACGGTCTACCCGGGTCATGCCGCCCACCATCGCCATGCCACCGATCTGCACGAACTGATGGATGCCCAGACAACCACCGATCACCGCCCGATCCTCGATCAGCACATGGCCCGCCACCTGGATGCTGTTCGACATCACGATGCCGTTGCCCAACTCACAGTTGTGGCCGAGATGGCAGTAGGCCATCAGCAGATTGTGATCACCGATTCGGGTCTGTTCGCCCTCATCGGTGGCTCTGTTGATCGTGACGCACTCGCGGATGGTGTTGTGATCTCCGATCACCACCTCCGTGGGCGCACCTTTGTATTTCAGATCCTGGGGTTCCTGTCCCAGACAGGCACCTGGATAGATCTTGTTGTGCTCTCCGATGATCAGACGCCCATCAAGAACGGCATTGGGGCCAACCCAGGTGTGAGCTCCAATCTGCACATCGGGACCCACCACGGCGCCGGGACCGATCACCACGCCAGCCGCAAGCTCGGCGCGCGGATCAACCACAGCGAGGGGGTGCACCTGGGCGGGCCGGTTCTCAGCAGTCACAACAGTGGAACGCTGTTCGCTCATCATCGTCAATCAACCAGCGAGAACATCAACTCGCCGGAACACACCAGCTGGCCATCCACCGTGGCTTCCGCTTTCACTTTGCCGAAGCGCTTGCGCTTAAGGCTGAGCAACTCACAACTGATGCGCAGCTGATCACCAGGGACCACTGGCCGGCGAAAACGCACGCCGTCAATGCCGGCGAACACGAACAGTCCTTTCGGTAGATCGGGCATCTGGGTGACGATCAAGCCGCCCACCTGGGCCATCGCCTCCACGATCAGCACTCCGGGCATGAGCGGTCGCGCTGGGAAATGCCCTTGAAACTGAGGCTCATTCAGAGTCACATTCTTGATGGCCACAGCCTTTTCACCAGGAACATGCTCCAACACCCGATCCACCAGGGCAAAGGGGTAACGGTGCGGCAACAGACCCATGATCTGCTCCGCATTGAGCACGGGCTGGGACGACGCGATGTCGTTGGCGGAGGAAGAGGTCAAAACAGTCAGGGCTGAACAGGGGAACGATCGGCCAGGGCCGCCGCCAGGTCCGTGTGCAGACCATGGGAGCCTCGGTAGACCAGCACCTGCGCGCGCGGGAATCCCACGAGCGCCAGATCGCCGATCAGGTCAAGCAGCTTATGGCGCACCGGTTCATCCGGGTAGCGCAGCGGTGGGTTAAGCCAGTGCTCTCCATCACAAACAAGGGCATTATCAAGTGCTCCACCCTGGATCAATCCAGCGGCACGCAGCTGGTCCACCTGCTCCCGAAAGCCGAAGGTGCGAGCGGGGGCGATCTCGTCGACGAAACGCTGCGGTGTGAGCTCCAACGCGAACTGTTGCCGGCCGATCGCCGGCTGGGGGAAATCAATCACGCCGACAACACTGAACCGCTCAGCAGGAGTGGCGGTGATCACACTGCTGCCGCGATGCAGGGCGAGCGGTTGATCGAGCATGGGGCGCTGCGGACGCCAACCGGAGACCTCCTCAAGATCCGCTTCAGCGATCGCCTCCACCCATCCGAGCGCTGAGCCATCGAGCAGGGGAATCTCCTCCCCTTCAACCTCCAAAAGGGCATGGGTCAGCCCGCACCCCGCCAGGGCTGCCAAAAGATGTTCAACCGTGGCCAAACGGCGGTCCCCAAGGTCGAGGGTGGTACAGAGCTGGCTGTCACGCACTTGCGACGGGCTCAGCCGCACGGGGGGAGCGTCGTCAGACGACCAGTGCACCCACACGCCCGGATCGACCGACGGCTTCAGCGTCACCGACACCGGCTGGCCACTGTGCAAACCAATGCCACTACGGCGCACAGGCCCAGCCAGAGTCCAGGCACCGTCGTAATCAACGGGCCAGCGAACCATCAGAACTTCCAGCCCACACCAAGATTGAAGCGCCATTCCTCAGTGAAGTCCTGGCTGGCCACTTCCAGTCGCAATGGACCCACGGGGGTGGTCACGATCACACCCACACCGGGGGATACACCGGATCCTGGCTTGTTGAGCAGCTGGCCAGGCTTGCCAGGAACATTGGCCTGGGAGCCGAAATCGGTGCCGGCATCAATGAACACCTCGCCGGAGAAGATGCTGATGATCGGGAAACGGTATTCGATCGTGGCTTCTCCAAAACTTCGGCCCACAGCAAGATCACAATCAAACCAACCACGCACCGAATTGGAGCCACCCAAGCAGAAAGCTTCGTAAGGAGGTAGTTGCCCAACGATCGTTCCTGCTTTCACCTGGAAGGCGAGAGCTTGCGGGCAGTTCTCTTTTTCACCGGGTTTAGGTCGGCATCCCTTGAACAACTTGAGCCACTTCACAGGAATGAAGTGGGTGTAGGTCGTACGAACTCGGTTAAAGGTCGGAGAATTTTCTCCGATCGATACATACTGCTCAGTACCAAAACTGAAGAAATTACCAGAGGTGGGATTCCTTCCATCGTTGAGAGTGTTGTAGGTGGCCGCAAAACGCACACTGGCCAGATTGTTTTCATTGGCGCAATTAAAGGCGATACAGATCACCTCATCGTTGGGGATGCGGCCGTCGTCGATA
Coding sequences within it:
- the msrA gene encoding peptide-methionine (S)-S-oxide reductase MsrA — encoded protein: MRLVLPLFMVGAMLLGAPGSVFAAVENAVLAGGCFWCLESDLEKLPGVLSVESGYSGGTVAKPTYRQVTSETTGHQEVVEVRFDPAKISYPRLLQSYWRNVDPFDGGGQFCDRGDSYRPVIFTNSEAQAQAARASRAAAARELGVPEAKLKVEIKPLKKFWPAEGYHQNYAKNNSLRYRFYRFSCGRDRQLDQVWGSKARSGAAWSTPAKR
- the lpxC gene encoding UDP-3-O-acyl-N-acetylglucosamine deacetylase, with translation MVRWPVDYDGAWTLAGPVRRSGIGLHSGQPVSVTLKPSVDPGVWVHWSSDDAPPVRLSPSQVRDSQLCTTLDLGDRRLATVEHLLAALAGCGLTHALLEVEGEEIPLLDGSALGWVEAIAEADLEEVSGWRPQRPMLDQPLALHRGSSVITATPAERFSVVGVIDFPQPAIGRQQFALELTPQRFVDEIAPARTFGFREQVDQLRAAGLIQGGALDNALVCDGEHWLNPPLRYPDEPVRHKLLDLIGDLALVGFPRAQVLVYRGSHGLHTDLAAALADRSPVQP
- the lpxA gene encoding acyl-ACP--UDP-N-acetylglucosamine O-acyltransferase is translated as MMSEQRSTVVTAENRPAQVHPLAVVDPRAELAAGVVIGPGAVVGPDVQIGAHTWVGPNAVLDGRLIIGEHNKIYPGACLGQEPQDLKYKGAPTEVVIGDHNTIRECVTINRATDEGEQTRIGDHNLLMAYCHLGHNCELGNGIVMSNSIQVAGHVLIEDRAVIGGCLGIHQFVQIGGMAMVGGMTRVDRDVPPYCLVEGHPGRVRGLNRVGLRRRGLDRKDDGQDLKQLQEIWSLLYRSDHVIADGLKLAREQSLLPLADHLCSFLEGSIAPGRRGPMPALGSR
- the lpxB gene encoding lipid-A-disaccharide synthase; protein product: MVRLLISTGEVSGDLQGSLLIEALHRQAALRGLDLEVLALGGSRMQAAGAELLADTAPMGAIGLWEALPLVMPTLKLQARVDQELQQRPPDGVVLIDYMGANVRLGNSLRRRLPSIPITYYIAPQEWAWRIGDGGTTQLLKFTDRILAIFPEEASFYASRGADVTWVGHPLLDSAANRPERAAARVRLSLPEEGRLLLLFPASRPQELKYLMPVLVQAAARLQARDPSLDVIVPAGLATFEQPLKQALAAAGVRASVVPAAEADTLKPWLFAAADLALGKSGTVNVELALHGVPQVVGYRVSRVTAWVARHLLRFQVKHISPVNLLLDERLVPELLQDSFNADHLVQLAAPLLDDPGARQAMLSGYKRLTERLGEPGVTDRAACAILDQLSCTPTAS
- a CDS encoding leucyl aminopeptidase yields the protein MKISLSPATPEAWSGSVLALGIPENDPQGLVAAMEQRFSLQLSGWLKQKPFNGKPGDCVSLPLLRSDCTALVLVGLGEASSVDRDRLRLAAAAAARAALGQGGTLGLLLPWSSDTPEEDAAAAAEAVRLALYSDERFRSKPEPSPRPNQLELLGPLPGGLSHGLEAVHPVCAGVELARELVAAPPNSVTPAELARTASHLAHEHGLELTILERSDCEERGMGSFLSVCQGSDMDPKFIHLTYRPNDEVKRRLVLVGKGLTFDSGGYNLKVGAAQIDMMKFDMGGSAAVFGAMRAIAELRPAGVEVHMLVASCENMINGSAVHPGDIVTASNGTTIEINNTDAEGRLTLADALVYACKLKPDAIVDLATLTGACVIALGEEIAGLWSGDDSLSSQLEQAAQAAGEGLWRMPLHSAYRKGLKSLLADMKNTGPRPGGSITAALFLKEFVDAGIPWAHIDIAGTVWSDKGRGLDPSGATGYGVRTLVNWIRNQAGTTTT
- the fabZ gene encoding 3-hydroxyacyl-ACP dehydratase FabZ, which translates into the protein MTSSSANDIASSQPVLNAEQIMGLLPHRYPFALVDRVLEHVPGEKAVAIKNVTLNEPQFQGHFPARPLMPGVLIVEAMAQVGGLIVTQMPDLPKGLFVFAGIDGVRFRRPVVPGDQLRISCELLSLKRKRFGKVKAEATVDGQLVCSGELMFSLVD